In Myxocyprinus asiaticus isolate MX2 ecotype Aquarium Trade chromosome 3, UBuf_Myxa_2, whole genome shotgun sequence, the following proteins share a genomic window:
- the LOC127426395 gene encoding transcription factor HES-7.1-like, which yields MKMLGETENIKMDRKLLKPQVERRRRERMNRSLENLRTLLLQGPEHNSSTQRRMEKAEILEYTVLFLQNSVAQAKKAKDEEGREKHQFIDGFSTCLQKAARFMIDEGEARGLEGSVSATLCQRLSQPSVPANIRLPVRIQNSSRIQVPGSTVQHHLHLEKQQQNLVCRQGLSSAGRNIVVHLNRSPFRSTEPSTMQSHGKTHTVAQPTSQHQAPVSETVWRPWP from the exons ATGAAAATGCTTGGAGAGACTGAGAACATAAAGATGGACAGAAAG TTGTTAAAGCCTCAGGTAGAAAGACGAAGAAGAGAGAGGATGAATCGGAGTCTGGAAAACCTGAGAACTCTGCTACTCCAAGGCCCTGAGCACAAT AGCTCTACTCAGCGAAGGATGGAGAAAGCAGAAATCCTGGAGTACACTGTcctctttttgcaaaactctgtCGCTCAGGCCAAGAAAGCAAAGGATGAGGAGGGAAGAGAAAAACACCAGTTTATTGACGGCTTCTCAACATGTCTTCAGAAAGCTGCCCGTTTCATGATAGATGAAGGTGAGGCTCGTGGACTGGAGGGTTCAGTATCAGCCACGCTGTGTCAACGCCTGAGCCAGCCCAGTGTCCCGGCCAACATCAGACTGCCTGTCAGAATTCAGAACTCCTCCAGAATTCAGGTTCCAGGTTCAACTGTACAGCATCATCTGCATCTGGAGAAGCAGCAGCAGAATTTGGTTTGCAGACAAGGACTTTCATCAGCTGGCAGGAACATTGTGGTTCACCTGAACAGAAGTCCGTTCAGAAGCACAGAACCAAGCACAATGCAAAGTCATggaaaaacacatacagtagCCCAGCCAACCTCCCAACACCAAGCACCAGTCAGTGAAACTGTCTGGAGACCATGGCCTTAA